The following are from one region of the Salvia hispanica cultivar TCC Black 2014 chromosome 1, UniMelb_Shisp_WGS_1.0, whole genome shotgun sequence genome:
- the LOC125201241 gene encoding nuclear exosome regulator NRDE2 isoform X1 produces MAEKEQTTKTTPLFAAFGGESLPSAADSSSDKATAQWLQNSSFNTDLSVINDAVSKYKLTYDEESEEEEEDNAEGIDARKRPPQYEMVPSEASASSDEDRGRKSKKKRKRRKGESSGSRASFSYAATLSSNSRKPGVEKWAASSSTANEKEYYFDSRGDRDNLAFGSIYRMDVARYKLCNSKKLSEQNFIQWNKRARRLEGDNDVDALDNKLRSGGRYWSAKYAAIERHKDLKRMRVLAPKSNMKSSVADYIPLVDEGSDSGLASSAEVVQESWEDEVLRRTREFNKMTREHPQDESLWLSFAKFQDKVASKQSHKGARLQILEKKISILEKATEINPESEDLLISLMKAYQSRDSTDVLIRRWEKILTSNSGSCKLWKEFLRVLGGEFSRFKVSELRKMYANAIQALAGACIKQQRQAHPSDSATSIDPAIIQLELGLVDVFIGLCRLEWQAGYQELATALFQAELEYSLFSPFVLSEQSKQRLFQHFWSSNGARIGEDGALGWLTWIEKEEEQRQMLIREEEASDAVEEGGWTGWFDPSSETTEIELPGATTEEQKIGEELNDESDTNDVEQKDDVESLLKALGIDAAAEADVTIKDTETWTKWSKAETTRDFDHWMPLRANSDQVSRDVVTAEAEDDEQILSIIMYEDVSDYLFSLKSEEARFSLVSQFIDFFEGRIAQWTCTNSSSWVAKTLSLESPPYSLLEDLGKVHDVLVRKSTNLRSFSLELLLESSDDLNMRTNMMKFLRNAILLCLKVFPQNYILEEAALVAEELSNTRMNSTSYSVTPCRALAKTLLKNNRQDVLLCGVYAKREAFYGNIEHSRKIFDMALSSVEGLPPELRSNASLLYFWYAEVELANNSSKSSDSSSRAIHILSCLGNGAKYTPFKGQLSSVQQLRARQGFKDRIRMLSSTWAHGVTDDHSAALICSAALFEELTSGWACALEILENSFTMVLPERRRNSRQLEFLFTYYVRMLDRNHMELKLSGIWESIVKGLQLYPFSPQLHYALVEISHLYTSPNKLRWTFDDHCRKTPSTITWLYALAFEMSTGGSQHRIRGLFERALEDDKLHSSVILWRCFIEYERSVACNIPGAKRVFFRAIHACPWSKKLWLDGFLKLNSVLSVKELSDLQEVMREKELNLRTDIYEILLQDEMEA; encoded by the exons ATGGCGGAAAAGGAGCAAACTACCAAAACGACGCCGCTCTTCGCTGCTTTCGGCGGCGAATCGCTCCCCTCCGCCGCTGATAGTAGTAGCGACAAAGCCACAGCGCAATGGCTGCAGAACTCCAGCTTCAACACCGACCTCTCCGTCATAAATGACGCCGTTAGCAAATACAAACTCACCTACGACGAGGAAtcggaggaagaagaagaagacaacGCGGAAGGAATTGATGCCAGGAAACGGCCACCGCAGTACGAGATGGTGCCTTCGGAGGCCAGCGCTTCTTCCGACGAAGATCGCGGGAGGAAGAgtaaaaagaagaggaaaaggAGAAAGGGGGAATCGAGCGGATCGCGTGCGTCGTTTAGCTATGCGGCAACACTATCCTCTAATTCGAGGAAACCGGGAGTTGAGAAATGGGCGGCGTCTTCTTCTACTGCTAATGAGAAAGAGTACTACTTTGATTCCCGTGGAGACCGCGACAATTTAGCCTTTGGTAGCATCTACAG AATGGATGTTGCTCGTTACAAGCTTTGCAATTCTAAGAAACTCTCTGAACAGAACTTTATCCAGTGGAATAAAAGAGCTCGTCGGCTGGAGGGGGATAATGACGTTGATGCGTTGGATAATAAACTTAGGTCTGGGGGGCGCTATTGGTCGGCTAAATATGCTGCTATTGAGCGTCATAAGGACTTGAAACGGATGCGGGTTCTTGCTCCTAAAAGTAACATGAAGAGCTCGGTTGCTGATTATATCCCTTTAGTTGATGAAGGTTCAGACAGTGGACTGGCATCGAGTGCCGAAGTTGTTCAAGAGTCCTGGGAAGATGAGGTCTTGCGGAGAACAAGGGAGTTCAATAAGATGACGAGGGAGCATCCACAGGATGAGAGTCTATGGTTGTCATTTGCGAAGTTTCAAGACAAGGTGGCAAGTAAGCAGTCTCACAAAGGTGCTCGTCTTCAGATCCTCGAGAAGAAAATCAGTATTCTGGAGAAAGCAACTGAGATTAATCCAGAAAGTGAAGATTTACTTATTTCTCTTATGAAAGCTTATCAGAGCAGAGATAGCACTGATGTGCTGATTAGGAGATGGGAGAAGATACTTACATCTAATTCTGGAAGTTGCAAGCTGTGGAAAGAATTTTTACGGGTTCTCGGGGGTGAGTTTTCCAGATTCAAGGTTTCCGAGCTAAGGAAAATGTATGCCAATGCTATCCAAGCCTTGGCTGGTGCTTGCATAAAGCAGCAGAGGCAG GCTCATCCATCCGACAGTGCAACATCAATTGATCCGGCTATTATTCAACTGGAGCTTGGTTTGGTTGATGTTTTCATTGGTCTTTGCCGCCTCGAGTGGCAGGCAGGTTACCAAGAACTGGCAACTGCTTTATTTCAAGCGGAGCTTGAGTATAGTTTGTTTTCTCCATTTGTTCTCTCGGAACAAAGTAAGCAAAGATTGTTTCAGCACTTTTGGAGTAGTAATGGTGCCAGAATCGGGGAGGATGGAGCCCTTGGATGGTTAACTTGGATAGAGAAGGAGGAAGAACAGAGGCAAATGCTTATCCGTGAGGAGGAGGCCTCAGATGCAGTTGAGGAAGGTGGTTGGACAGGTTGGTTTGACCCATCATCTGAGACTACAGAAATCGAATTGCCAGGAGCTACTACTGAGGAACAGAAGATTGGTGAGGAATTGAATGATGAATCTGATACAAATGATGTTGAGCAGAAGGATGATGTTGAATCTCTGCTTAAAGCACTTGGCATTGATGCCGCTGCTGAAGCTGATGTAACGATTAAAGATACAGAAACATGGACTAAATGGTCAAAGGCCGAAACGACAAGAGATTTTGATCATTGGATGCCTCTTCGTGCAAATTCTG ATCAGGTTTCTCGTGATGTTGTCACTGCCGAGGCTGAAGATGATGAACAAATTTTGAGTATAATAATGTATGAAGATGTGAGTGATTACTTGTTCTCACTCAAGTCCGAGGAAGCCCGATTTTCTCTCGTGTCCCAGTTTATAGATTTCTTTGAGGGGAGGATAGCTCAGTG GACTTGCACAAACAGTTCAAGTTGGGTTGCAAAGACACTTAGTTTGGAAAGTCCCCCTTATTCTCTTCTAGAGGATCTAGGAAAAGTGCATGATGTTCTGGTGAGGAAGTCGACCAACCTAAGGAGTTTTAGTTTGGAGCTACTTTTAGAAAGTTCAGATGACTTGAATATGAGGACTAATATGATGAAATTTCTCCGAAATGCTATCTTACTTTGTTTGAAAGTGTTTCCACAAAACTACATCTTGGAGGAAGCTGCTCTTGTTGCTGAGGAGTTATCAAATACAAGGATGAATTCAACAAGTTATTCTGTGACACCATGTCGAGCTCTGGCAAAGACTTTACTGAAAAATAATAGGCAG GATGTATTGCTATGTGGAGTTTATGCTAAAAGAGAAGCTTTCTATGGGAATATTGAGCATTCCAGGAAGATTTTTGACATGGCCCTATCATCGGTTGAGGGGCTTCCACCG GAACTTCGGTCAAATGCATCTCTGTTGTACTTCTGGTATGCAGAAGTTGAGCTTGCGAACAATTCTTCCAAAAGTTCTGACTCCTCGTCCCGTGCAATACATATCTTATCTTGCTTAGGCAATGGAgcaaaatatactccatttaaagGACAACTGTCAAGTGTCCAACAACTTAGAGCCCGCCAGGGGTTCAAAGATCGTATAAGAATGTTGAGTTCAACATGGGCACATGGTGTCACAGATGATCATTCTGCTGCTCTTATCTGTTCAGCAGCTTTATTTGAAGAGTTGACGTCTGGATGGGCCTGTGCGTTGGAAATTCTGGAAAACTCTTTTACAATGGTGCTTCCAG AGAGGAGGAGAAACAGCAGGCAACTTGAATTCTTGTTTACCTATTATGTGAGGATGCTCGACAGAAATCACATGGAACTTAAGCTTTCAGGAATATGGGAATCTATTGTGAAAGGATTGCAGTTATATCCTTTTAGCCCGCAACTTCACTATGCTTTAGTTGAAATCAGCCATCTCTACACATCACCCAATAAATTGCGGTGGACTTTTGACGATCACTGCCGAAA AACCCCGTCTACCATCACATGGCTCTACGCATTGGCATTTGAGATGAGCACCGGAGGTTCCCAGCATAGAATACGCGGACTTTTTGAAAGGGCATTGGAGGATGACAAATTGCACAGTTCAGTGATTCTCTGGCGTTGTTTCATCGAATACGAGAGGAGTGTAGCATGCAATATTCCGGGAGCTAAAAGAGTGTTCTTTCGTGCAATACATGCATGCCCCTG GTCGAAAAAGCTGTGGCTTGATGGTTTTCTCAAACTGAACTCAGTATTGTCTGTGAAAGAGCTGTCGGACCTCCAAGAAGTCATGCGAGAAAAGGAACTCAATCTGAGGACTGATATATACGAGATTCTATTGCAAGATGAGATGGAGGCTTAG
- the LOC125201241 gene encoding nuclear exosome regulator NRDE2 isoform X2, whose amino-acid sequence MAEKEQTTKTTPLFAAFGGESLPSAADSSSDKATAQWLQNSSFNTDLSVINDAVSKYKLTYDEESEEEEEDNAEGIDARKRPPQYEMVPSEASASSDEDRGRKSKKKRKRRKGESSGSRASFSYAATLSSNSRKPGVEKWAASSSTANEKEYYFDSRGDRDNLAFGSIYRMDVARYKLCNSKKLSEQNFIQWNKRARRLEGDNDVDALDNKLRSGGRYWSAKYAAIERHKDLKRMRVLAPKSNMKSSVADYIPLVDEGSDSGLASSAEVVQESWEDEVLRRTREFNKMTREHPQDESLWLSFAKFQDKVASKQSHKGARLQILEKKISILEKATEINPESEDLLISLMKAYQSRDSTDVLIRRWEKILTSNSGSCKLWKEFLRVLGGEFSRFKVSELRKMYANAIQALAGACIKQQRQAHPSDSATSIDPAIIQLELGLVDVFIGLCRLEWQAGYQELATALFQAELEYSLFSPFVLSEQSKQRLFQHFWSSNGARIGEDGALGWLTWIEKEEEQRQMLIREEEASDAVEEGGWTGWFDPSSETTEIELPGATTEEQKIGEELNDESDTNDVEQKDDVESLLKALGIDAAAEADVTIKDTETWTKWSKAETTRDFDHWMPLRANSDQVSRDVVTAEAEDDEQILSIIMYEDVSDYLFSLKSEEARFSLVSQFIDFFEGRIAQWTCTNSSSWVAKTLSLESPPYSLLEDLGKVHDVLVRKSTNLRSFSLELLLESSDDLNMRTNMMKFLRNAILLCLKVFPQNYILEEAALVAEELSNTRMNSTSYSVTPCRALAKTLLKNNRMYCYVEFMLKEKLSMGILSIPGRFLTWPYHRLRGFHRNFGQMHLCCTSGMQKLSLRTILPKVLTPRPVQYISYLA is encoded by the exons ATGGCGGAAAAGGAGCAAACTACCAAAACGACGCCGCTCTTCGCTGCTTTCGGCGGCGAATCGCTCCCCTCCGCCGCTGATAGTAGTAGCGACAAAGCCACAGCGCAATGGCTGCAGAACTCCAGCTTCAACACCGACCTCTCCGTCATAAATGACGCCGTTAGCAAATACAAACTCACCTACGACGAGGAAtcggaggaagaagaagaagacaacGCGGAAGGAATTGATGCCAGGAAACGGCCACCGCAGTACGAGATGGTGCCTTCGGAGGCCAGCGCTTCTTCCGACGAAGATCGCGGGAGGAAGAgtaaaaagaagaggaaaaggAGAAAGGGGGAATCGAGCGGATCGCGTGCGTCGTTTAGCTATGCGGCAACACTATCCTCTAATTCGAGGAAACCGGGAGTTGAGAAATGGGCGGCGTCTTCTTCTACTGCTAATGAGAAAGAGTACTACTTTGATTCCCGTGGAGACCGCGACAATTTAGCCTTTGGTAGCATCTACAG AATGGATGTTGCTCGTTACAAGCTTTGCAATTCTAAGAAACTCTCTGAACAGAACTTTATCCAGTGGAATAAAAGAGCTCGTCGGCTGGAGGGGGATAATGACGTTGATGCGTTGGATAATAAACTTAGGTCTGGGGGGCGCTATTGGTCGGCTAAATATGCTGCTATTGAGCGTCATAAGGACTTGAAACGGATGCGGGTTCTTGCTCCTAAAAGTAACATGAAGAGCTCGGTTGCTGATTATATCCCTTTAGTTGATGAAGGTTCAGACAGTGGACTGGCATCGAGTGCCGAAGTTGTTCAAGAGTCCTGGGAAGATGAGGTCTTGCGGAGAACAAGGGAGTTCAATAAGATGACGAGGGAGCATCCACAGGATGAGAGTCTATGGTTGTCATTTGCGAAGTTTCAAGACAAGGTGGCAAGTAAGCAGTCTCACAAAGGTGCTCGTCTTCAGATCCTCGAGAAGAAAATCAGTATTCTGGAGAAAGCAACTGAGATTAATCCAGAAAGTGAAGATTTACTTATTTCTCTTATGAAAGCTTATCAGAGCAGAGATAGCACTGATGTGCTGATTAGGAGATGGGAGAAGATACTTACATCTAATTCTGGAAGTTGCAAGCTGTGGAAAGAATTTTTACGGGTTCTCGGGGGTGAGTTTTCCAGATTCAAGGTTTCCGAGCTAAGGAAAATGTATGCCAATGCTATCCAAGCCTTGGCTGGTGCTTGCATAAAGCAGCAGAGGCAG GCTCATCCATCCGACAGTGCAACATCAATTGATCCGGCTATTATTCAACTGGAGCTTGGTTTGGTTGATGTTTTCATTGGTCTTTGCCGCCTCGAGTGGCAGGCAGGTTACCAAGAACTGGCAACTGCTTTATTTCAAGCGGAGCTTGAGTATAGTTTGTTTTCTCCATTTGTTCTCTCGGAACAAAGTAAGCAAAGATTGTTTCAGCACTTTTGGAGTAGTAATGGTGCCAGAATCGGGGAGGATGGAGCCCTTGGATGGTTAACTTGGATAGAGAAGGAGGAAGAACAGAGGCAAATGCTTATCCGTGAGGAGGAGGCCTCAGATGCAGTTGAGGAAGGTGGTTGGACAGGTTGGTTTGACCCATCATCTGAGACTACAGAAATCGAATTGCCAGGAGCTACTACTGAGGAACAGAAGATTGGTGAGGAATTGAATGATGAATCTGATACAAATGATGTTGAGCAGAAGGATGATGTTGAATCTCTGCTTAAAGCACTTGGCATTGATGCCGCTGCTGAAGCTGATGTAACGATTAAAGATACAGAAACATGGACTAAATGGTCAAAGGCCGAAACGACAAGAGATTTTGATCATTGGATGCCTCTTCGTGCAAATTCTG ATCAGGTTTCTCGTGATGTTGTCACTGCCGAGGCTGAAGATGATGAACAAATTTTGAGTATAATAATGTATGAAGATGTGAGTGATTACTTGTTCTCACTCAAGTCCGAGGAAGCCCGATTTTCTCTCGTGTCCCAGTTTATAGATTTCTTTGAGGGGAGGATAGCTCAGTG GACTTGCACAAACAGTTCAAGTTGGGTTGCAAAGACACTTAGTTTGGAAAGTCCCCCTTATTCTCTTCTAGAGGATCTAGGAAAAGTGCATGATGTTCTGGTGAGGAAGTCGACCAACCTAAGGAGTTTTAGTTTGGAGCTACTTTTAGAAAGTTCAGATGACTTGAATATGAGGACTAATATGATGAAATTTCTCCGAAATGCTATCTTACTTTGTTTGAAAGTGTTTCCACAAAACTACATCTTGGAGGAAGCTGCTCTTGTTGCTGAGGAGTTATCAAATACAAGGATGAATTCAACAAGTTATTCTGTGACACCATGTCGAGCTCTGGCAAAGACTTTACTGAAAAATAATAG GATGTATTGCTATGTGGAGTTTATGCTAAAAGAGAAGCTTTCTATGGGAATATTGAGCATTCCAGGAAGATTTTTGACATGGCCCTATCATCGGTTGAGGGGCTTCCACCG GAACTTCGGTCAAATGCATCTCTGTTGTACTTCTGGTATGCAGAAGTTGAGCTTGCGAACAATTCTTCCAAAAGTTCTGACTCCTCGTCCCGTGCAATACATATCTTATCTTGCTTAG